Sequence from the Candidatus Krumholzibacteriota bacterium genome:
TCTCTATGTCAACCGGGTTCAACTGCATAACCGCAAGTTCTATGCCAACAGAATCGCCCCTATGCCATGCAGTAATATCTTGCCAATATGGCCTTTATACCGATACCTCCCTTCGGGCCTTCAAAACATTGATTGTAAAATGCCTGTAAATCATTCGCTTTTGCAACCCGGGCGTATCTTCGCCTCAGACAGTCGCTTTCTCTTCTTCCCTGTCCAGCTCATATCTCTGGATCTTCCTGTAAAGGGTCGAAGCATTGATTCCAAGGATCGAGCTTGCTTTTTTCTTCTGCCAGTTGGTCTCTTCCAGGACGGACAGGAGGTATTCCTTCTCCAGTTCTTCCAATGTCATCTGGGAATTATCCATGACAAGTTTTCTTCTGTCCTTCGAATGCAGCCTGACCTTGTCGGGAAGATCGCATATATCCACGACGTCTCCATCCTGCAGGATCACGGCTCTTTCTATGACATTCTCCAGCTCACGCACATTTCCCTGCCAGTCGTAATTTATCAGAAGGCACATCGCTTCTTTTGAAATGGTCTTTTCTTTCCCGGCTTTCTGTGAAGCGATCTGGAGAAAATGCTCGACGAGCAGGGGGATATCATCCCTTCTCTCCCTGAGAGGGGGAATATTTATCGGTATGACGTTAAGACGGTAATACAGGTCCGCCCGGAAAGCGCCGGCATGGACAGCTTCTTCGAGATCCGCGTTGGTTGCCGCGACAAGCCTCGCGTTGACCTTGATCGGTTGGGTCCCTCCGACGGGGATTATCTCTCTTTCCTGCAGCACGCGGAGAAGTTTGACCTGGATAGCCAGAGATGTCTCCCCCACTTCATCGAGGAAAAATGTTCCACCGCTCGCGACCTTGAACAGGCCATCCTTGTCCCTGATCGCGCCGGTAAAACTGCCTTTGACATGGCCGAAGAGTTCGCTTTCAAGAAGATTCTCGGGAAGGGCGCCGCAGTTTATCGATACGAATGGAGTATTCGATCTGTCGCTCTGGTAATGGATAGCCCTTGCGACAAGTTCCTTACCCGTACCGCTCTCTCCCGTCACCAGTATCGTCGAATCTGTATCCGCCACTTTGTCTATGAGATCGAAGACCTTATGTATCTCCTCGCTCTTTCCTATGATCTTTCTTGGTGAATCCTTCTTTTTCAGCTGCTTTTTCAGAAAGAGATTCTCGCTTTTCACTTTGTGCAGGTCAAGGGCGTTACGGACGACCATCTTGATCTCTTCGTTCTTGGCGGCCCTTTTTATCAGATAGTAAAAGGCTCCTTCATTCAACGCGTCGATCGCCGTCTTCTGAGAAGCGTACGCCGTCATGATTATCACCGGAAGAGTCGGATTGATCTCTTTGGCCTGTTTCAGCACTTCGATCCCGTCTATCCCCTCCATCCTTATATCAGTCATCAAGAGATCGAAATTCGAACCGGATATCTCCTTGACAGCCTTTTTTCCGTTATTGACCGTTTTAACGTCATACCCTTCCTTCTTCAACATTATGGCAAGGTACTGGCACATGCTTTTTTCATCGTCTACGATCAGGATCTTTTCATCCGCCATTAATAGAGACCCCCAGAATTAAATAACATCGACACTGCATAACTTCTCTGTTTCATGATTCTCTTCTTCTTTGATTGTCTCAGGGACCGAAACGGGAAGAATCACTGAAAAGACCGTCCCGGTATTTTCCCTGCTCTCTACCTTGATCAAGCCGGAGTGGCTTTCGACTATCCTCGCGGCGGTGGCAAGTCCCAGACCTGTCCCGCCATTCTTTGTCGTAAAAAACGGAACAAATATATTTGGAAGCACATCCTCCGGAATAACCGGACCGTCATTATGAAAATCGATTCGCACGCATTCCTCAGGATCCCGGTTCTCCCGCAACCTGGTCGTCACCTTGAATACTTTGATCTTCAAAGTCCCAATCGAATCAAGCATCTCACAGGCGTTGAGACCGATATTGAGAAATACCTGCCTGATCTGTTCATCATCTATATAGACAACTTCGTCGGAGATATTGTCATTCACGTCTATCAGGACTTTGTGGCTGAGATTAGGAGAATGTTTCAGCAAAAGAACAATATCACGGATCGATTTGACGATATCGGTACGAGTCATTTCGGGTTTACGCATTCTCGCGTATTCGAGAAAATCGGTTATTATCCTGTCAAGCCGGTCTGATTCGGTGATTATAAGATCCATAAGTTCTTCATTATCGCCGCTTACATCGAGTTCACCTTTCAGCATCTCGATCGATCCACATATCGAAGCGAGTGGCGCGCGTACTTCGTGAGCGATTGCCGCGGAAAGTTCACCGACGGCGGCGAGCTTGTCCGACTGACGAATCTTCTCGCGCATCTGGTCCACTTCCGTCAGATCCTGGAATATCGCTATGACTCCCTTTATCTCACCACCTTCATCCTTGAGAGTCGATGTGCTTATCCCGAGAGGTACGACAGAACCGTCAGTTCTCTGAACTTCGATCTCGTAGCGCTTTCGGTGAAGGCCACTGTCAATAGTAATAATGAACTCGTGCACGAGATGAGGCATATTCGAAAAGACCTTCTTCACGTTCTTACCCTTGTAATCGATGGCGCTTTTCATCCCGAGTATCTCGACCGCGGCATTGTTTATCGTAAGGATCATTCCATCGAGATCAGCCACAACGAGTCCACTGCTCA
This genomic interval carries:
- a CDS encoding sigma-54-dependent Fis family transcriptional regulator — translated: MADEKILIVDDEKSMCQYLAIMLKKEGYDVKTVNNGKKAVKEISGSNFDLLMTDIRMEGIDGIEVLKQAKEINPTLPVIIMTAYASQKTAIDALNEGAFYYLIKRAAKNEEIKMVVRNALDLHKVKSENLFLKKQLKKKDSPRKIIGKSEEIHKVFDLIDKVADTDSTILVTGESGTGKELVARAIHYQSDRSNTPFVSINCGALPENLLESELFGHVKGSFTGAIRDKDGLFKVASGGTFFLDEVGETSLAIQVKLLRVLQEREIIPVGGTQPIKVNARLVAATNADLEEAVHAGAFRADLYYRLNVIPINIPPLRERRDDIPLLVEHFLQIASQKAGKEKTISKEAMCLLINYDWQGNVRELENVIERAVILQDGDVVDICDLPDKVRLHSKDRRKLVMDNSQMTLEELEKEYLLSVLEETNWQKKKASSILGINASTLYRKIQRYELDREEEKATV
- a CDS encoding PAS domain S-box protein; amino-acid sequence: MELVPRAFPLEEERKLKRLAFLRIIMSTLVIGAAIMILQLNSRLISVAGLYSLLGIVYICTGSAYLAYKKGVSVDIVIRVLIGIDICVLSMLTYYSGGASSYFTMLFILPILVGGEFFQVSGGLITAILAASVYFTFSMLEISGKIVSPAGSWMQPYSRTIFSNLIVQGYLYSVIFVLTGLVSGYASKYLHKKAMELEDKENEIRQIRFDTDSILMNMSSGLVVADLDGMILTINNAAVEILGMKSAIDYKGKNVKKVFSNMPHLVHEFIITIDSGLHRKRYEIEVQRTDGSVVPLGISTSTLKDEGGEIKGVIAIFQDLTEVDQMREKIRQSDKLAAVGELSAAIAHEVRAPLASICGSIEMLKGELDVSGDNEELMDLIITESDRLDRIITDFLEYARMRKPEMTRTDIVKSIRDIVLLLKHSPNLSHKVLIDVNDNISDEVVYIDDEQIRQVFLNIGLNACEMLDSIGTLKIKVFKVTTRLRENRDPEECVRIDFHNDGPVIPEDVLPNIFVPFFTTKNGGTGLGLATAARIVESHSGLIKVESRENTGTVFSVILPVSVPETIKEEENHETEKLCSVDVI